In Procambarus clarkii isolate CNS0578487 chromosome 84, FALCON_Pclarkii_2.0, whole genome shotgun sequence, a genomic segment contains:
- the LOC123774902 gene encoding UPF0696 protein C11orf68 homolog — protein sequence MAAEDQEQDKGKWIIYDYTSPSLPFSDWLEEWTPSKVNRDDGVSWICVQGSNVDLSQVPDVKLLEAWRNIETSGEPINLQVIYDLARTFQDTSGKWLLHVDTGIKVDRIWKNIASGIVEGKLPANSAKVSSYAGVQHAVCIYNNNFTDEQEVCHLERGIRNIGIKSQLSYKPEIFTHIGLYRHNNWNIRPTIYKSDYELTTKQSIIKTNEESPRTLTY from the exons ATGGCTGCCGAGGATCAGGAACAGGACAAGGGTAAATGGATAATATACGATTATACAAGCCCATCTCTGCCCTTCAGTGATTGGCTGGAAGAGTGGACTCCCTCTAAAGTAAACAG AGATGATGGTGTTTCTTGGATTTGTGTCCAAGGGAGCAATGTTGACCTGTCGCAGGTACCAGATGTTAAACTTTTAGAAGCATGGCGAAACATTGAGACGTCTGGGGAACCAATTAATTTACAGGTCATATATGACCTAGCCAGAACATTCCAGGATACCTCTGGTAAATGGCTCCTTCATGTGGACACAGGGATAAAAGTAGATCGTATTTGGAAGAATATTGCCAGTGGTATTGTGGAAGGTAAACTTCCAGCAAATTCTGCAAAAGTCAGTTCTTATGCCGGTGTGCAACATGCTGTATGTATTTACAATAATAACTTTACAGATGAACAGGAAGTGTGTCATCTAGAAAGAGGAATACGAAATATTGGCATAAAATCCCAGCTCTCCTATAAACCTGAAATTTTCACGCACATTGGATTATATCGACATAACAATTGGAACATCCGTCCAACCATATATAAGAGTGATTATGAGCTCACTACCAAACAGTCAATAATCAAAACAAATGAAGAGAGTCCCCGAACTCTAACGTATTGA